In the Magnolia sinica isolate HGM2019 chromosome 15, MsV1, whole genome shotgun sequence genome, one interval contains:
- the LOC131227527 gene encoding probable serine/threonine-protein kinase PBL21 yields MGCSQSSCIISGECENDGKNQVGSSLADDQRSGERSNCEKMKWGLNLIRRRQQRGIKDAFENNKTWLLGESGGVQMESVDPQSTHSSFRFSFGSQAELESLSLNSTTTTVIMVNLEKGSNEGAVETRCRELQMRRIESLERNISSVACSLVRFTFAEIRSATKDFCRGKVLGRGAHSCVFRGRLRYGRSVAIKRLNNEEKESAKDFCRELMIASSLDNRNVVPLVGFCIDQDGLFLVYKFVSGGSLERHLHDNKRGKSYPLPWFTRYKVAIGIAEAITYLHNGTEKCVIHRDIKPSNILLSSKKTPKLCDFGLATWTPAPSSPFLCKTVKGTFGYLAPEYFQHGKVSDKTDVYAFGVVLLELITGRKPIETRRSHADENLVLWAKPLLQQEGDIGELLDPQLRHSSYSSSQFSRMVRAAAACVNSEESQRPSINQVVALLRGDEHQITDKSSFGKNSCIGFYNQQTKSDVNGHLALAMLGVSDLDEDDFYCR; encoded by the exons ATGGGTTGCTCTCAAAGTAGCTGCATTATCTCTGGTGAATGCGAAAACGACGGGAAGAACCAAGTAGGCTCTTCTCTGGCGGACGATCAGCGGTCTGGGGAGCGATCAAACTGTGAAAAGATGAAATGGGGCTTGAATTTGATTCGGAGGCGGCAGCAACGGGGGATCAAGGATGCTTTCGAGAATAACAAAACTTGGTTGCTTGGTGAATCAGGTGGAGTGCAAATGGAGTCTGTTGATCCGCAGTCGACGCACTCGTCGTTCCGTTTCAGCTTCGGTTCACAAGCCGAGCTTGAATCGTTGAGCTTGAATTCTACTACGACTACGGTAATCATGGTGAATTTGGAGAAAGGGTCGAATGAGGGAGCAGTGGAAACTCGGTGTCGGGAATTGCAAATGCGTAGGATTGAGTCCTTGGAAAGGAATATTTCTTCTGTTGCTTGCTCTTTGGTTAGATTCACTTTCGCAGAAATCCGCTCAGCCACGAAAGACTTCTGCAGAG GTAAGGTATTGGGAAGAGGTGCACATAGCTGTGTCTTTAGAGGGCGACTACGGTATGGCAGATCAGTTGCAATTAAGCGGTTGAATAACGAAGAGAAAGAATCGGCCAAGGACTTCTGTCGGGAATTGATGATTGCGAGTTCTCTCGACAATCGAAATGTGGTTCCTCTAGTTGGTTTCTGCATCGATCAGgatggtcttttcttggtctaCAAGTTCGTTTCCGGAGGGAGTCTAGAGCGTCATTTGCACG ATAATAAAAGAGGGAAAAGTTATCCACTTCCATGGTTCACTAGATATAAGGTCGCGATTGGAATTGCTGAGGCGATCACATATCTCCACAATGGGACGGAGAAATGTGTTATTCACCGCGACATTAAGCCATCAAACATCCTTCTCTCGTCCAAGAAAACGCCCAAa CTTTGTGATTTTGGACTAGCTACATGGACTCCTGCACCTTCATCACCTTTCCTTTGCAAGACCGTGAAAGGAACATTTGG CTATTTGGCACCTGAATACTTTCAGCACGGAAAAGTATCTGATAAAACGGATGTGTATGCATTTGGGGTGGTTTTGTTAGAGCTAATAACAGGTCGGAAGCCGATCGAGACAAGGAGATCTCATGCCGATGAGAATTTGGTCTTGTGG GCAAAGCCACTCTTACAACAAGAAGGAGACATAGGAGAGCTGCTCGATCCACAGCTCAGGCATAGTTCTTACAGCTCGAGCCAGTTTAGTCGCATGGTTCGAGCCGCAGCTGCATGTGTGAACAGTGAAGAGTCTCAAAGGCCAAGCATCAATCAGGTCGTCGCCTTACTGCGAGGAGATGAGCATCAAATAACAGACAAGTCGAGTTTCGGTAAGAACAGTTGCATTGGTTTTTATAATCAGCAGACGAAGTCTGATGTGAATGGCCATTTAGCTTTGGCTATGTTAGGTGTCTCTGACCTGGATGAAGACGACTTCTATTGTCGTTGA